In one Staphylococcus lutrae genomic region, the following are encoded:
- the opp1B gene encoding nickel/cobalt ABC transporter permease produces MTYSVMKRLLLMLPLLLVISFLTFALTHLSSEDPAVVILHAQEVPDITPSLIDQTRHKYHLNEPFLVQYWEWLQSAVQLQFGQSFVTGEDVGLRLWPAFFNTLKLTLASSSVIIVLSILFGIFTALLRGTWFDRITRTTAFILTAIPSYWLAAIFIIFVSVKWNLLPTSGLTGPSSYVLPVAVITLGYTGIYFRNVRSAVIQQLDQDDVLYMRAMGVPTFRLLIYVARNAMQVVVSIFCMSIPLILGGSVVIENVFAWPGMGQISVKAVLEQDFPMIQAYVLIVSVLFILFNTLADVINMWLNPRLREGDAR; encoded by the coding sequence ATGACATATAGTGTGATGAAGCGATTATTACTGATGCTGCCATTGTTGCTTGTGATTAGTTTTCTCACGTTTGCTTTAACACATTTATCAAGTGAAGACCCTGCTGTTGTGATTTTACATGCACAAGAAGTACCTGATATCACGCCGAGTTTAATAGATCAAACGCGTCACAAATATCACCTCAATGAGCCGTTCCTAGTGCAATACTGGGAATGGCTACAATCCGCTGTACAGCTCCAGTTTGGTCAGAGCTTTGTGACAGGTGAGGATGTCGGTTTACGGCTTTGGCCGGCGTTTTTCAATACTTTGAAACTCACGTTGGCATCGAGTAGCGTGATTATCGTTTTATCAATATTATTCGGTATATTCACGGCACTGCTACGTGGGACATGGTTTGATCGAATAACGCGTACAACTGCGTTTATTTTAACAGCAATCCCCTCGTATTGGCTTGCGGCGATTTTCATTATATTCGTATCAGTGAAGTGGAACTTACTTCCTACTTCTGGTTTGACGGGACCTTCGAGTTACGTGTTGCCTGTGGCGGTCATTACACTAGGGTATACTGGGATTTATTTTCGAAATGTCCGAAGTGCTGTGATACAACAACTGGATCAAGATGATGTCCTTTATATGCGAGCTATGGGTGTGCCGACGTTTCGATTGCTCATTTATGTTGCACGAAATGCGATGCAAGTCGTCGTATCTATTTTTTGTATGTCGATTCCACTCATTCTAGGTGGATCGGTCGTCATTGAAAATGTTTTTGCCTGGCCTGGAATGGGACAGATCAGTGTGAAAGCCGTATTGGAACAAGATTTTCCGATGATTCAAGCCTATGTGCTCATCGTGTCGGTGTTATTCATTCTATTTAACACATTGGCCGATGTGATTAATATGTGGCTGAACCCAAGATTAAGGGAGGGCGATGCCCGATGA
- the cntC gene encoding staphylopine uptake ABC transporter permease subunit CntC yields MIVFQRLLKDTGARWALFVIALYMILGALAPVVTPYHPYAVDIDHKFAGMSWTHWLGTDHLGRDILTRIIFAIRPSFLLVLFALVCSVLIGTILGFISGYFGRWIDALIMRACDVMLSFPTYVMTLALIGILGVGLESIIVALIVTRWAWFCRIIRTSVMQYRNSDDVKFARTIGISHQRIIMTHILPRTCADIAIISTSSMVSMILQISGFSFLGLGVKAPTAEWGMMMNEARKVMFSHPELMFAPGIAIIVIVLAVNFLSDALQIAIDPKLSQQQMKQRIKKGWI; encoded by the coding sequence ATGATTGTGTTTCAAAGGTTACTTAAAGATACAGGCGCGCGGTGGGCGTTGTTCGTGATTGCGCTGTATATGATACTGGGTGCATTAGCGCCTGTAGTGACGCCGTATCATCCCTATGCGGTAGATATTGATCATAAGTTTGCCGGAATGTCATGGACACATTGGTTAGGGACCGATCATTTAGGTCGAGATATTTTAACACGTATTATTTTTGCGATTCGTCCGAGCTTTTTGTTGGTCTTGTTTGCCCTGGTTTGTTCGGTTCTGATCGGCACTATTTTAGGTTTTATTTCTGGTTATTTCGGCCGTTGGATTGATGCCTTAATCATGCGTGCCTGTGATGTCATGTTATCTTTTCCGACATATGTGATGACCCTCGCGTTAATCGGGATATTAGGTGTCGGTTTAGAAAGCATTATCGTTGCGTTAATCGTTACACGGTGGGCGTGGTTTTGTCGTATTATACGAACGAGCGTTATGCAATATCGTAATTCAGATGACGTCAAATTTGCACGAACGATTGGTATATCGCATCAGCGTATCATTATGACGCACATTTTACCTCGCACATGCGCGGATATTGCCATCATTTCAACGAGTTCTATGGTATCCATGATTTTACAAATTTCTGGTTTTTCATTTCTCGGTTTAGGTGTGAAAGCTCCGACTGCGGAATGGGGGATGATGATGAATGAAGCACGTAAAGTGATGTTCAGTCATCCCGAATTGATGTTTGCGCCAGGCATTGCCATTATTGTGATTGTACTTGCGGTCAACTTTTTATCAGACGCATTGCAAATTGCGATTGATCCCAAACTTTCACAACAACAAATGAAACAGAGAATTAAGAAAGGGTGGATATAA
- the cntD gene encoding staphylopine uptake ABC transporter ATP-binding protein CntD: protein MQDVVMRVEDLTLIDSHTNHVLVHHFNLVLHRGEVVAMIGESGSGKSMTCKALLGLNDRNIQMSGRVWFQGEALHEASEKQMRKIRGRGIAMIMQQGATAFNPSFTLGAQLTMMLKQHRPMSKQQQTETLKHYFDMLGLRDFDRILKSYPHQLSGGMLQRLMIILALALQPDIIIADEPTTALDAITQYEVIQELREVKEQIGCAMLFVSHDLAVVKSIADQVIVMREGDIVEVASTQQIFTQPQHPYTQFLMAARDRVSRYFKSLRGETSC from the coding sequence ATGCAAGACGTCGTGATGCGCGTTGAAGATTTAACATTAATTGACAGTCATACCAATCACGTGCTCGTCCATCATTTTAATTTAGTTTTACATCGGGGTGAGGTTGTCGCCATGATTGGCGAAAGCGGAAGCGGTAAATCGATGACTTGTAAGGCACTACTCGGTTTGAATGATCGCAATATTCAAATGAGTGGCCGTGTCTGGTTTCAAGGTGAAGCACTACATGAAGCTTCTGAAAAACAAATGCGGAAAATTCGTGGCCGCGGAATTGCCATGATTATGCAGCAAGGTGCAACGGCATTTAACCCGTCGTTTACATTAGGCGCGCAGCTGACAATGATGTTGAAACAGCACCGCCCTATGTCGAAGCAACAGCAGACAGAAACGTTGAAACATTATTTTGATATGTTAGGATTGCGAGATTTTGACCGAATTCTCAAATCCTATCCGCATCAGCTGTCGGGAGGCATGTTGCAGCGCTTGATGATTATCCTTGCGCTAGCATTGCAACCAGATATCATTATTGCGGATGAACCGACGACCGCTTTGGATGCGATTACACAATATGAAGTTATTCAAGAATTGCGTGAAGTGAAAGAACAGATTGGGTGTGCCATGTTGTTTGTGTCACATGATTTAGCTGTGGTGAAATCGATAGCAGATCAGGTGATTGTCATGCGAGAAGGTGACATTGTAGAAGTCGCTTCAACGCAGCAAATTTTTACACAGCCACAACATCCATACACACAATTTTTGATGGCCGCACGTGATCGTGTATCCCGTTATTTCAAGTCATTGAGAGGTGAGACATCGTGTTAG
- a CDS encoding ABC transporter ATP-binding protein: MLVVQNVTKAYRSGFKRQKRQIVRDVSFQCERGQSIAIIGASGSGKSTLARMLLGIEKPDTGTVRLDGEDVHHRHVRAGRMSVVFQNYQSSLHPYFNVRQILTEALRQCDTPIKDKEAHMVALLDSVGLSAAYMNKYPQMMSGGEAQRVAIARAVMTKPDYLVLDEAISALDMSIQSQILDLLMMLRDRYQLSLIFITHDIQAAVYLCEDLIIFNEGQIQECLNRHQLKGLKHHYTRELFEKQLMS, encoded by the coding sequence GTGTTAGTGGTCCAAAATGTAACGAAAGCGTATCGCAGCGGATTTAAAAGACAAAAGCGTCAAATTGTACGTGATGTCAGTTTTCAATGTGAGCGGGGACAGAGTATTGCAATTATCGGTGCGAGCGGAAGTGGGAAATCAACATTAGCGCGGATGTTGTTAGGCATTGAAAAGCCCGACACAGGTACAGTACGACTAGATGGAGAAGACGTCCATCATCGCCATGTACGCGCAGGTCGGATGAGTGTGGTTTTTCAAAATTATCAATCCTCTCTACATCCCTATTTTAATGTGCGACAAATATTGACTGAAGCACTTCGCCAATGTGATACGCCTATCAAAGATAAAGAAGCGCATATGGTGGCGTTGCTAGACAGTGTAGGGCTGAGTGCAGCGTATATGAATAAATACCCACAAATGATGTCGGGGGGAGAAGCACAACGTGTCGCGATTGCGAGAGCGGTGATGACGAAGCCGGACTATCTTGTCTTAGATGAAGCGATTAGTGCATTAGATATGTCGATTCAGTCACAAATTCTCGATTTACTCATGATGTTACGAGATCGTTATCAATTAAGTTTGATATTCATTACACATGATATTCAGGCGGCAGTGTACTTGTGTGAAGATTTGATTATTTTTAATGAAGGTCAAATTCAAGAATGTTTAAACAGACATCAACTTAAAGGACTTAAACATCACTACACACGTGAACTATTTGAAAAACAATTGATGAGCTAG
- the cntE gene encoding staphylopine family metallophore export MFS transporter CntE, which produces MKGALAWPFLRLYILALFFFSANAILNVMIPLRGHDLGATNATIGIVMGAYMLTAMLFRPWAGQVIAKVGPIKILRWILLINGVALILYGFTGLEGYFIARVMQGVCTAFFSMSLQIGIIDALPEEDRSQGISLYSLFSYIPGIIGPMIAVGIWNLDNLSYFALTMIIIAVTTGIVGFSATLQQSHEPAPSQPEKMPYGPVTVFLQLVKNPFLFKAGTMMLVASIGFGAVATFIVLYVQTYHVGHASLFLAIQAITVVFARFFLRQYIPSDGRWHVRFMLTVFGALTIALLFIAVGLHVGAFLLYVSAMIMGLTQAMVYPTLTSFLSFKLPKVGRNMLLGLFIATADLGVSLGAALMGPIADLVGYAHMYLICAMLMALTTLMSFDRRPQFVEK; this is translated from the coding sequence ATGAAAGGTGCATTAGCTTGGCCTTTTTTAAGATTGTACATACTGGCACTTTTTTTCTTTAGTGCGAATGCCATTTTGAATGTGATGATTCCGTTACGGGGTCATGACTTAGGTGCAACCAATGCGACAATCGGTATCGTTATGGGCGCTTATATGTTGACGGCGATGCTTTTTCGGCCATGGGCAGGACAAGTCATTGCCAAGGTCGGTCCTATTAAAATATTAAGATGGATTTTACTCATTAATGGTGTTGCTTTAATTTTATATGGATTTACAGGATTAGAAGGCTATTTTATTGCACGGGTTATGCAAGGGGTTTGTACAGCATTTTTCTCTATGTCTTTACAAATTGGGATTATTGATGCTTTACCTGAAGAGGACCGTTCACAAGGAATTTCTTTATATTCACTATTTTCATACATTCCAGGGATTATTGGTCCGATGATTGCGGTGGGGATTTGGAATTTGGACAACTTGAGTTATTTTGCTTTGACGATGATCATCATTGCCGTAACAACGGGTATTGTAGGATTTAGTGCAACATTGCAACAAAGCCATGAGCCAGCGCCTTCTCAACCAGAAAAGATGCCTTATGGCCCTGTGACGGTGTTTTTACAACTCGTTAAAAACCCATTTCTATTTAAAGCAGGAACGATGATGTTAGTCGCTTCTATTGGGTTCGGTGCAGTAGCGACATTTATCGTTTTGTATGTCCAAACCTATCATGTTGGACACGCCAGCTTATTTTTAGCGATTCAGGCGATTACCGTCGTATTTGCACGTTTCTTTTTACGCCAATATATTCCATCAGATGGACGGTGGCATGTCCGCTTTATGCTGACTGTATTCGGCGCGTTGACGATAGCCCTTTTATTCATCGCGGTCGGTCTACATGTCGGAGCGTTTCTGTTGTATGTGAGTGCGATGATCATGGGACTTACACAAGCAATGGTGTACCCAACACTCACTTCATTTTTAAGTTTCAAATTGCCTAAAGTGGGGCGTAATATGTTGTTAGGTTTGTTCATAGCGACAGCAGATTTAGGGGTGTCACTCGGAGCGGCATTGATGGGGCCTATCGCAGACTTGGTCGGCTATGCGCATATGTATCTCATTTGTGCGATGCTTATGGCGTTGACGACACTGATGAGTTTCGACCGAAGACCACAATTTGTCGAGAAATAA
- a CDS encoding antibiotic biosynthesis monooxygenase family protein codes for MLLAHKERLYQIEVNDATVTIYKNNDTKTYTTIETMGKLIPHHFCVLHYIKVDRAQSHHFETRFLGRTSYLNKTHGFIGLRALRPLNLENHYVIMTLWRSRRQFEVWQQSDNYLNIHDQCQETLNRDAINIRWSYQIKFDMA; via the coding sequence ATGTTACTCGCTCATAAAGAACGACTTTATCAAATCGAAGTGAACGACGCCACCGTCACAATTTACAAAAACAATGATACAAAAACTTACACAACCATTGAAACGATGGGCAAACTCATTCCTCATCATTTTTGTGTATTACATTACATTAAAGTAGACCGCGCACAAAGCCACCACTTCGAGACACGTTTTCTAGGAAGGACATCGTATTTAAACAAAACACATGGTTTTATCGGATTGAGAGCATTAAGGCCTTTAAATCTTGAAAACCATTATGTCATCATGACGCTATGGCGTTCCCGCCGTCAATTTGAAGTATGGCAACAGTCCGATAATTATTTAAACATTCATGATCAATGTCAAGAAACGTTAAATCGTGATGCTATCAATATCAGATGGTCCTATCAGATTAAATTTGATATGGCGTAG
- a CDS encoding oxidoreductase has protein sequence MTRIAVIGPGAVGTAIAVALSHQYPVTLLGRRNEALTFEDRVDHTVRSVEVKALDAVTQPFDLIFIAVKTHQLEDILPHLPRLAHTQTTLVLAQNGYGMLKYLQDYRAYQAVVYISGQKQGTHITHFRDYKLHLQADATTQQMAQLLSSTPLTLVLEQDIQTAIWYKLIVNLGINTVTALGRDTARVLQNVKMVQLCRNLLKEGAAVARAEGVHFDGDFVDSIMTIYDGYPDDMGTSMYYDTINQQPLEVDAIQGYIYQRAQAHQLDTPYLETVYTLLSYRP, from the coding sequence ATGACACGTATTGCTGTGATAGGTCCCGGAGCGGTCGGCACTGCTATCGCCGTAGCGCTTTCTCATCAATATCCTGTTACACTACTCGGTCGACGCAATGAGGCACTGACTTTTGAAGATCGTGTAGATCATACCGTACGTTCAGTTGAAGTAAAAGCGCTAGACGCAGTCACTCAGCCATTTGACCTTATTTTTATTGCGGTCAAAACACATCAATTGGAAGACATTCTTCCCCATTTGCCACGACTGGCGCATACTCAGACGACGCTCGTACTTGCTCAAAATGGTTATGGGATGTTGAAATACCTTCAAGATTATCGTGCCTATCAAGCGGTGGTCTATATTAGCGGTCAAAAACAGGGCACGCACATCACACATTTCAGAGATTACAAATTGCATCTGCAAGCGGACGCAACGACCCAACAGATGGCACAATTGCTCTCATCAACACCTTTAACACTCGTTTTAGAACAAGATATTCAAACTGCCATTTGGTATAAATTAATCGTCAACCTCGGCATCAATACCGTCACTGCGTTAGGACGTGATACGGCACGTGTTCTCCAAAATGTAAAGATGGTCCAACTCTGTCGAAACTTATTAAAAGAAGGTGCAGCCGTTGCGCGAGCAGAAGGCGTTCATTTTGATGGCGATTTTGTAGATTCAATTATGACGATTTACGATGGCTATCCTGATGATATGGGAACGAGTATGTATTACGATACCATCAATCAGCAACCTTTAGAGGTCGATGCGATACAAGGTTATATTTATCAACGTGCGCAAGCCCATCAACTTGACACCCCTTACTTAGAAACCGTTTATACATTGTTATCTTATCGACCATGA
- the panB gene encoding 3-methyl-2-oxobutanoate hydroxymethyltransferase — protein MKRDGEKISMVTAYDYPSAKQVEAANIDMILVGDSLGMTVLGYESTVDVTLEDMLHHSRAVRRGAPQTFVVVDMPFGSVGVDMTTDIQNAIRLYKESHGNALKVEGAHLTRFITQATHMGIPIVAHLGLTPQSVGVLGYQMQGTTKAAAEQLIQDAEAVEHAGAIALVLEAIPSDLAQVISEKLKIPVIGIGAGKGTDGQVLVYHDMLNYGVDRRAKFVKQYGDLSVGIAALEKYNEEVKTGVFPSEAYTYKKQIMNEVEA, from the coding sequence ATGAAGCGAGATGGTGAAAAGATTTCCATGGTGACGGCTTATGATTATCCAAGTGCGAAACAAGTTGAAGCCGCCAATATCGATATGATTTTAGTGGGCGATTCATTAGGGATGACGGTATTAGGTTATGAAAGTACAGTTGATGTCACATTAGAAGATATGCTCCATCATAGTCGTGCGGTACGTCGTGGTGCACCGCAAACATTTGTGGTGGTTGATATGCCTTTTGGCTCAGTAGGTGTAGATATGACAACGGATATTCAAAATGCCATTCGACTCTATAAAGAAAGTCATGGGAACGCATTAAAAGTAGAAGGCGCCCATTTAACACGTTTTATTACACAGGCGACACACATGGGAATTCCAATTGTGGCGCATCTCGGTTTAACCCCGCAAAGTGTAGGTGTACTCGGTTACCAGATGCAAGGAACGACAAAAGCTGCGGCAGAGCAATTAATCCAAGATGCAGAAGCAGTAGAACATGCAGGGGCGATTGCACTCGTGCTTGAAGCCATTCCAAGTGATTTGGCACAAGTCATTTCAGAGAAACTAAAGATTCCTGTCATTGGTATCGGTGCAGGAAAAGGAACGGATGGGCAAGTGTTGGTATACCATGATATGTTAAACTATGGTGTCGATCGCCGTGCAAAGTTCGTTAAACAATATGGTGACTTATCAGTGGGGATAGCAGCACTTGAAAAATATAATGAAGAAGTAAAGACAGGTGTTTTTCCATCTGAAGCGTACACGTACAAAAAGCAAATTATGAATGAGGTAGAGGCATGA
- the panC gene encoding pantoate--beta-alanine ligase, with product MTQRITSIKDMQARMKQFQREGKRIGFVPTMGALHDGHLTMMRQSIEENDITVVSVFVNPLQFGPHEDFDAYPRQIDEDEAMVKAIGVDYVFYPSVEEMYPGEIGIHVTVGRLAEVLEGALRPGHFDGVVTVVNKLFNIVQPDVAYFGKKDAQQLAIVEQMVRDFNHTVQIVGVDIVREADGLAKSSRNVYLTSEERQEAVHLRKSLVLAEALYESGERQSSVIIEKVTQYLQTHTKGQVQEVAVYSYPKLQEQTTIDGRIFISLAVKFSQARLIDNIIIGDEKEK from the coding sequence ATGACACAACGCATAACATCTATTAAAGATATGCAAGCGCGAATGAAACAATTTCAACGTGAAGGGAAGCGTATCGGTTTCGTTCCTACGATGGGTGCTTTACATGATGGGCATTTAACAATGATGCGCCAATCAATAGAAGAAAATGATATCACGGTCGTGAGTGTATTTGTGAACCCTTTACAATTTGGGCCACACGAGGACTTTGATGCCTATCCAAGACAAATTGATGAAGATGAAGCAATGGTCAAAGCAATCGGTGTAGATTACGTTTTTTACCCTTCAGTGGAAGAGATGTACCCAGGAGAAATTGGGATTCATGTGACAGTTGGACGTTTAGCTGAAGTACTTGAAGGGGCTTTGAGACCCGGACACTTTGATGGGGTTGTGACAGTTGTGAATAAGTTGTTCAATATTGTACAACCCGACGTTGCATATTTTGGCAAAAAAGATGCACAACAGTTGGCGATTGTTGAACAAATGGTACGTGATTTTAATCATACTGTACAAATTGTGGGTGTGGATATTGTACGAGAAGCGGATGGTCTAGCAAAAAGCTCGAGAAACGTCTATCTCACATCAGAGGAGAGACAAGAAGCGGTACATTTACGAAAAAGTTTGGTATTGGCAGAGGCGTTATATGAATCTGGTGAGCGTCAAAGTAGCGTTATCATTGAAAAAGTGACACAATACCTTCAGACACACACAAAAGGTCAAGTTCAAGAAGTTGCAGTCTATAGTTACCCCAAACTGCAGGAACAAACAACGATAGACGGACGTATTTTTATATCTTTAGCTGTTAAGTTTAGCCAAGCTCGGCTCATTGATAACATTATTATTGGAGATGAAAAAGAGAAATGA
- the panD gene encoding aspartate 1-decarboxylase, giving the protein MMRTMMNAKIHRARVTEANLNYVGSITIDADILDAVDILPNEKVAIVNNNNGARLETYVIAGERGSGKICLNGAAARLVQVDDVIIIMTYVQLDEVELASHAPKVAVMNEKNEIVEMIHEKENTIIV; this is encoded by the coding sequence ATGATGAGAACAATGATGAACGCAAAAATTCATCGTGCACGCGTGACAGAAGCAAATTTGAATTACGTAGGAAGTATTACTATTGATGCGGATATTTTAGATGCCGTAGATATTTTACCGAATGAAAAAGTTGCGATAGTAAACAATAATAACGGTGCGCGCCTCGAAACGTATGTCATTGCTGGAGAACGAGGCAGTGGTAAAATTTGTTTAAATGGTGCTGCGGCACGCCTCGTACAAGTGGACGATGTCATCATTATTATGACTTATGTGCAGTTGGATGAAGTAGAGCTCGCATCCCATGCCCCTAAAGTTGCAGTAATGAATGAAAAGAATGAAATTGTAGAAATGATTCATGAAAAAGAGAATACCATCATCGTCTAG
- a CDS encoding CHAP domain-containing protein translates to MVKRNFNFVTFFSALIVFGTSLTDATAYASLKDDQKAHPNATFHIHSNGYYTYYYGTQKPTWNTYENPGNTNTTGFASNNAQNQATYQPATPAIHRTVEKPVSQNTAPITAPPSLPNVDAPHSTDALRTKAFKKDDQGLITTINTDTLFKELQLLHFNEEALTEDGKPLALGNGKIIDQPIYTDKNNLYTPGQCTWYVFSKRAQAGKMISTFWGDAHYWVAKALSEGFTVNHTPEVGTILQNNEGPYGHVAYVERVNLDGSILISEMNYIAPYITSTRTIPASAVHLYHYIH, encoded by the coding sequence ATGGTGAAAAGGAATTTTAATTTTGTTACATTTTTCTCTGCGTTAATCGTATTTGGAACAAGCTTAACTGATGCAACCGCCTACGCATCATTAAAAGACGATCAAAAAGCCCATCCGAATGCGACTTTTCATATTCATAGCAACGGGTATTACACTTATTATTATGGCACTCAAAAGCCAACTTGGAATACATACGAAAATCCTGGAAATACAAACACCACAGGCTTTGCAAGCAATAATGCTCAAAATCAAGCAACGTATCAGCCTGCAACACCTGCTATTCATCGCACTGTAGAAAAACCCGTATCTCAAAACACGGCACCTATTACAGCGCCACCGTCTTTACCAAACGTTGACGCGCCCCATTCTACAGACGCACTTCGAACGAAGGCATTCAAAAAAGATGATCAAGGTTTGATTACAACAATCAATACAGATACTTTGTTCAAAGAATTACAATTGCTTCACTTTAACGAAGAAGCACTTACAGAGGATGGCAAACCACTTGCTTTAGGAAATGGTAAAATTATCGACCAACCGATTTATACAGATAAAAACAATCTTTATACTCCGGGACAATGTACATGGTACGTCTTCAGCAAACGGGCTCAAGCGGGTAAAATGATCAGCACGTTTTGGGGAGATGCACATTATTGGGTCGCAAAAGCTTTGAGTGAAGGCTTTACAGTCAATCACACGCCAGAAGTCGGTACAATCCTACAAAACAATGAAGGTCCTTATGGCCATGTTGCTTATGTAGAACGTGTGAATTTAGACGGCAGCATCCTCATTTCAGAAATGAATTACATTGCGCCATATATTACATCGACACGGACAATTCCAGCGAGCGCTGTCCATTTATATCATTACATTCATTAA
- a CDS encoding WXG100 family type VII secretion target: MVMIRMSPEEIRTKSQVYGNGSEQIHQILSELTRAQGEIASNWEGQAFNRFEEQFQQLTPKVEKFAQLLEEIKQQLNSTADAVQEQDQQLSNNFGLH; encoded by the coding sequence ATGGTAATGATTAGAATGAGTCCTGAAGAAATTAGAACAAAATCTCAAGTTTATGGAAATGGTTCAGAACAGATTCACCAAATCTTATCTGAGTTGACACGTGCGCAAGGTGAAATTGCATCTAACTGGGAAGGGCAAGCTTTCAATCGTTTTGAAGAGCAATTCCAACAACTTACGCCTAAAGTAGAGAAATTTGCGCAATTACTTGAAGAAATTAAACAACAATTGAATAGTACGGCTGATGCAGTTCAAGAGCAAGATCAACAATTATCTAATAACTTTGGTCTACATTAA